One segment of Belonocnema kinseyi isolate 2016_QV_RU_SX_M_011 chromosome 7, B_treatae_v1, whole genome shotgun sequence DNA contains the following:
- the LOC117177488 gene encoding ATP-binding cassette sub-family G member 8 — protein sequence MCSEAWELERRYSVPGALDTRGFEPPASEDLHAWSIYRQNLNSDFTDSALGSAEKSPLPYGNFQLRDSTVQSILRHPRYGPKSPLANNSYTYLKFGLPRVLPPSRNRDGSSGYDSSEEGRRVSQSGGHQTNSAMRSARSDPDFRHVHAMPREQQAQSQLIVRESSRLRSASEANLLHPTRTNRRHSIAPIDPGYGPGILGPESYTATLRPLSSLQHPHLQLRGIEASGSDGLPLLRGISLEAGATDLLAIMATTEKDGTLIMETISGRRRIKRGDILLNGRPISTRTLRSRVAYLPAESGLSSGLTAQQTLSFYKTLRGGKGISSSDAEAILRDLGLEATKHCLVDSLTTSEARRLALACRLLENSQILTLDRPTHGLDIFDAFFLIEYLRQWAIRGQRLVALTLHPPTYEILTMVSRVTLTSGGRIMYSGARRDMLSYFALAEFPCPPFKNPSDYYLDLVTLDDLSAEAMLESSQRIDHLAELARARLPPLSEPGPPGGLPPSNYGANVFVQIYALFARTLFYSLPWTLTRLLQKIVISALLSIILGAVFWDVANDTNLYLRDRIGFHYASLGVLFWPLSLIAIGEVHRSRPNIERDIRDGLYGRFVYIFVELLCSIPSWCMVYIAYLAPAFAMTSLNETLTTLWNYLAIGLLYLIFQHLICLLFAHICKWTFLATLFSGLVIGEISLAGGVTLHLQNLPSWYQECSPLRWTLSLLLPQAHREDLMKKLIKCKGKEIQKHDLPIIVQETCETPTIPPGTLALQEVALDKMSEGSEIWLGISMALVVILIVIVFLVIRYVTPKRPRSAPNKP from the exons GCAAAATCTGAACTCAGACTTTACAGACTCAGCTTTAGGCTCAGCTGAAAAGTCCCCCCTTCCATATGGAAACTTTCAGCTTCGAGATTCAACTGTACAAAGTATCCTGAGGCATCCACGTTATGGGCCAAAAAGTCCTTTAGCCAATAATTCCTACACCTACTTAAAATTTGGACTTCCAAGAGTTCTACCACCTTCAAGAAATCGTGATGGCTCCAGTGGCTACGATTCCAGCGAGGAAGGTCGAAGAGTCTCCCAAAGTGGAGGTCATCAGACAAATTCAGCGATGAGATCGGCTCGAAGTGATCCAGATTTCAGGCATGTTCATGCAATGCCTAGAGAACAGCAGGCCCAGTCTCAATTAATCGTACGAGAGAGTTCAAGACTAAGAAGTGCCAGCGAAGCTAATCTACTCCATCCGACGAGGACAAACAGGAGACATAGTATAGCTCCCATAGATCCAGGATATGGTCCTGGAATCTTGGGTCCCGAAAGCTACACTGCAACCTTGAGGCCTCTCTCTTCTCTTCAACATCCTCATCTTCAACTTCGCGGGATTGAAGCTTCAGGGTCTGATGGCTTGCCTCTTCTTCGAGGAATTTCCCTGGAGGCTGGAGCCACTGATCTCCTGGCTATCATGGCTACTACTGAGAAAGACGGAACGCTGATTATGGAAACCATTTCTGGAAGAAGAAGAATTAAGAGGGGTGATATCTTGCTCAATGGGAGACCAATTTCTACAAGGACTCTGag GTCTCGAGTAGCCTATTTGCCAGCAGAGAGTGGTCTCAGTTCTGGTCTCACAGCTCAGCAAACCCTAAGTTTCTACAAAACGCTTAGAGGAGGTAAAGGAATATCTTCCTCAGATGCAGAAGCCATTTTACGAGACTTGGGGTTGGAAGCAACCAAACATTGTTTAGTCGACTCCCTGACAACTTCCGAAGCCAGGAGGTTGGCCCTAGCTTGTCGAttactagaaaattcccaaatccTCACCCTCGACAGACCAACTCACGGACTCGATATCTTCGATGCTTTTTTCCTCATCGAATATTTAAGGCAGTGGGCCATCCGAGGTCAGAGGCTAGTCGCTCTAACCCTTCATCCACCAACCTACGAAATACTCACGATGGTCTCCAGAGTTACCCTCACATCTGGAGGAAGGATAATGTACTCCGGGGCAAGGAGAGACATGCTCTCGTATTTTGCTCTTGCTGAATTTCCTTGTCCTCCTTTCAAGAACCCTTCGGATTACTATT TGGACCTGGTGACCCTGGACGACTTATCAGCAGAAGCGATGTTAGAATCCTCGCAAAGAATAGACCATCTAGCAGAATTGGCGAGAGCAAGATTACCACCTTTAAGTGAACCAGGACCTCCAGGTGGTTTACCTCCTTCAAATTACGGTGCGAacgtttttgtacaaatttatgctCTTTTTGCAAGAACCTTGTTCTACAGTCTACCTTGGACTCTTACGAGATTGCTCCAGAAGATTGTGATTTCTGCCTTGCTGAGTATTATCCTCGGAGCTGTGTTCTGGGACGTTGCAAATGACACAAATTTATACTTGAGAGATCGAATAGGCTTTCATTATGCGAGCCTGGGGGTCCTATTCTGGCCCCTGAGTCTCATCGCCATCGGGGAAGTCCATAGGTCGAGGCCTAACATTGAGAGGGATATAAGAGATGGTCTCTATGGAAGATTTGTCTACATTTTTGTCGAG cttCTGTGCAGTATTCCATCCTGGTGCATGGTTTACATTGCATATTTGGCGCCAGCATTTGCCATGACAAGTCTAAACGAGACTCTCACAACTCTCTGGAACTACCTCGCCATAGGACTTCTCTATTTAATTTTCCAGCATCTAATCTGTCTTTTATTTGCTCATATTTGCAAGTGGACCTTTCTCGCTACCTTGTTCTCTGGATTAGTGATCGGAGAAATAAGTTTAGCTGGTGGAGTGACCCTCCACTTGCAAAATTTGCCATCCTGGTACCAAGAATGCAGTCCTCTTCGATGGACCCTTTCTCTTTTGCTACCTCAGGCCCACAGGGAGGATTTGATGaaaaagctaataaaatgcaaagggAAAGAAATTCAGAAACACGACCTACCTATCATCGTTCAAGAAACCTGTGAGACTCCAACGATTCCTCCTGGAACTTTGGCTCTCCAAGAAGTCGCCCTCGATAAAATGAGCGAGGGCTCAGAAATCTGGCTGGGCATCTCTATGGCTCTTGTTGTCATTTTGATAGTGATTGTTTTTCTCGTTATTAGATACGTGACACCCAAAAGACCTCGAAGTGCTCCCAACAAGCCTTAA